Genomic segment of Paenalkalicoccus suaedae:
CATAACAAGAATCCATTGCAGAAATACGAGCATTGGAAGTCTAACGCTTCACAGGGACCTAGTGAAGAGCAGAAACTGCGCATTAGGGAAATATTATCTGCTAGGGAGGGGTAAACGTGGTAGAACAAATTCAAAACACCGAAGCCGAGAAGTTGCTCTTGGGTGCCATATTAAAAGATCCCGATGTAGCCAAAGAACTCACCATTGAGCATAAGCATATTTCGGTTATGCATCGTCACATTTTTGAAGCAATCACAAAAATCGTTGCTGAGAATGAAAAAGTAGACTTAGCTACAATTAGTGCTTATCTCCCTCCTGGTGCTATGAGTCAAGTGGACTGGCGAGGCATAAAAGATCACGTTCCGTCTGCTAGATCACACGAGACTTATCAGCGACTCATATTAGAATCGTATAAGCACAATGAGTTGAAAAGGATGGCTCAATCATTCTTAGAAGAATCTAGTGAGCATGTCTCAAAAGAAAGTTTTGAAAGCTTTATTAACGAAGTCACGCAACTTAATTTAACCCACCATGTTCAAAAGGATTTTGATTTACAAAGTGTGCTATTAGATATCTGGAACGATGCAGAATCAGGGGTTGTGGATCAAGGGATACTTACTGGTTATAGCGAGCTAGATCGTATGACAAATGGCATTAAGAAAACAGAGTTGACGATTGTAGCAGCTCGTCCATCTGTCGGAAAAACAGCTTTTGCGATAAACATAAGTAATGCGCTTATGTCGCGAGATGCATTTGGTCACCTATATTCTCTTGAAATGGGCGAAAAGAAATTCGTTATACGGATGTTAACCGCAGAAGGCAATATAGACTCTATGAAAATGCGAAATCCTAGAGATTATTTCGAAGCAAGTGATTGGGAGAGGCTTTCATATGCTACGGCTGCTATTAATAAGCAAAGCATGTACATCCATGAAGCATCGAATGTCAAAGTTGCTCAAATCTACGCTAATACTAAAAAGTTGATGAGACAACATCCGGATAAAGAGCATTTTGTTGTCATTGACTATTTACAGCTACTTACACCGACTTCTAACAAGGTTAATCGGAATGAACAAATTTCTGAAATCAGTCGTGCTCTTAAAAATATGGCAATGGATTTAAACATCCCTGTTATTGCTTTATCGCAGTTATCTCGTGGCGTAGAACAGCGACAAGATAAACGACCAATGCTTTCGGATCTACGTGAGTCAGGAAGCATCGAGCAAGATGCTGATAATGTTCTGTTCCTTTACCGTGATGATTATTATGACAAAGAGTCCGAGAAGAAGGACATTATTGAGATCATCATTGCGAAACAGCGTGAGGGTCCTGTAGGTACTGTAGAACTGGCTTATATCAGAGAGTATAACAAGTTCGTGAATCTCGAACGGCGGTATGCATCATGATCGACGAAAAGAATAGAGTTGACGTTCCTGAAGAGATAGCAAATTGGACAATTGCACAATACTATGAAGCTATTTTAGAAGGTGGAGGCATGGCTCCTATCGCTGGTTTGATCGAATATTTAGTATTTGAGCGAAAGGTATTACGGATGGATCACAACCACCGAAATATAGATTTTGTTTTAAAAAAGTACCCATTTTTAAATCAAGAGATTGAGGCATATACGCATCGGATGGGGTATAAATTCAGGCATGAGGAGGGATGGGAAGTTGGCTAATTTACGTAAGGCTTGCATAATTGCTGAGCTACAAAAAATGCAAATCTATGAGTCTCGCGATAAGCGCTCACTGACTGCATTAACGCTAGAAGAATTAGAGGTTGAGCTTGTAAGGGCTCCAGAGGTTAGGGAGCTGGAAAGGATCAAAAAAGAATCTACAGGAGGCGTTGAGATTGGCTGAGAGAATTGTAAATTTAGAAGAGTTGGCTGGTGGAGCACTAACTGAACGTGTGAATCAAGAAATGTTAAAGGTGTTAAGTAATATTGCAGACCCTAACACTGATCCGTCTAAGGTGCGTACCATCACAGCAACTTTAAAAATTTCAGGAGATAAGGAAAGAAACATTGGTAATACCTTAGTTGAGGTCAAGTCTAAGCTTGCTCCTGCTGAAGAAGCAGCATTTAAGATGATTATTGACCGTGACTCTAACGGCAAGATCACTGGCGCTGAATTGAAGAGTGGTGTACGAGGACAAACGTATATGGAGGAAGACGGTGTTTATGATGATCGAGGAGAAAAAGTATATGATTTCCGCACTAAACAAACAACTTCTGAGGGGGCTAAATAATGATTAAAGAAGCAATTAAATACATCGTGGATCTAGGAAATAAAGAAGCACAAGTGATTGAAGGTAGGCACTACACTCCAGAAACGTTATATCCCGTTGAACTACCGAGAGTGAATTCATTAGAGGTTAATACATTAAGTGGTCTAGTAGATTACATCCAATCTGAATTTGATAGTAAAAACCCATTAATGATTCATGTTGTTTCTCCACAGACGGTTAAATTATTTGATGCAGTCAATCAAGATGCTAAAAGAAATACATTTATTGTTGCTAACGCGTTAACACCTAGCTTTAATTTTGATCATTATTATGATGTAGAGTCATTCAACATTAAATTGCAATCTGTTTTTGTAGCAAATGATGATCGAGATTCAATGCTTAGACTTGTAGGCAACGTTAAAGAAGAATCAGTAAATGAATATGGAGACGACGGTATAACTCAATCCGTTACTGCTAAGACAGGTGTAGCCCAAGTAGGTACGGCAATTGTTCCGAATCCTGTTACATTAGCTCCTTACAGGACTTTCTTAGAGATTAAACAACCAGAATCACACTTTGTATTTAGAATGCAGTCTGGTCCAAAATGTGCCTTGTTTGAAGCAGACGGTGGTGCTTGGAAGCTAAATGCTATGAAAGATATTGCTACTTACCTTAGAGGTCAGCTAAGTGAAGAAATTGAAAAAGGCAGCATTAAGTTGATCGTTTAATCAATCAGGCGCCGACCTCATCGGTTGGCGCTATTTTCTTAGGAGGTAATTATGATTACTTGTGTGTATCCAGACGGGCGTAAGCTTATGCAGATTGAATGTGAAATCATGAATGACAACATGATGTGGATTGAACAGGAGATCATGATTGAGCAAATGTATACAAGAGCCATGATCAAAAAAAAGGCTGCTGAAGCATTAATGAATGTCGTTAGAGAGATCGGTTCAATGTTTAGAGAAACCGTTTTAAGTTTTGTAAATGGCATTAAAGATTTTTTCAAATCACTACAAGAAGCAAACAATCAGGATAGATCATTTGAAAACCTCCAATTCAAACGATTAAAGACTGCTCGCATACCTAACTTGATTATGCGAGATCAGGTATTGATGCGTAAGCCGATGTTCTCCATGCCCAG
This window contains:
- a CDS encoding replication terminator protein; this encodes MAERIVNLEELAGGALTERVNQEMLKVLSNIADPNTDPSKVRTITATLKISGDKERNIGNTLVEVKSKLAPAEEAAFKMIIDRDSNGKITGAELKSGVRGQTYMEEDGVYDDRGEKVYDFRTKQTTSEGAK
- the dnaB gene encoding replicative DNA helicase; translated protein: MVEQIQNTEAEKLLLGAILKDPDVAKELTIEHKHISVMHRHIFEAITKIVAENEKVDLATISAYLPPGAMSQVDWRGIKDHVPSARSHETYQRLILESYKHNELKRMAQSFLEESSEHVSKESFESFINEVTQLNLTHHVQKDFDLQSVLLDIWNDAESGVVDQGILTGYSELDRMTNGIKKTELTIVAARPSVGKTAFAINISNALMSRDAFGHLYSLEMGEKKFVIRMLTAEGNIDSMKMRNPRDYFEASDWERLSYATAAINKQSMYIHEASNVKVAQIYANTKKLMRQHPDKEHFVVIDYLQLLTPTSNKVNRNEQISEISRALKNMAMDLNIPVIALSQLSRGVEQRQDKRPMLSDLRESGSIEQDADNVLFLYRDDYYDKESEKKDIIEIIIAKQREGPVGTVELAYIREYNKFVNLERRYAS